A region of the Pseudomonas sp. A34-9 genome:
AACTCAGCCTTGTTCACCTGCGGCAACGGGCCGTCGAGGCGTTCGTCATAAAGGATGTTCATCTCAGGCCCTTACCCTTGATCGTTTGATCGTTCCCACGCTCTGCGTGGGAATGCAGCCCGTGACGCTCCGCGTCACTGGACGCGGAGCGTCCCTTGAGGCATTCCCACGCAGAGCGTGGGAACGATCGGGGGCAGGGTGCGTTGTCATCTTTGGCTTCCCAAAAACTCGCGATACAGGCGCGCCGTATTTCCCGGCTGTTCGACCATCGGCATATGCCCGACGTGATCCCAGACATCCACGCGCAAATTGGCGATGCCCTTGCTCCACACCGGAACGCTGCTGACGTCGATCAGCCGATCCTTGCGCCCCCAGAGCAACAGCGCCGGGCATTTGATGTCGGCCAGTTTCGGCTCCATCGGCGGGCTGGCGCGAAAATCGCGGAAGATCTCTTCCAGTTCATCACGTTGTTGTTCGTAGCGCTGGGCGATGGCGTCAAGCACCAGGTTCGGCACCCACGGCGGCGATTCCATGGTCATCGCATAAAAGCGCCGAAACTCTTCCCGCGAATTGATCAGAAACGGATTATGCCCGCGTGCCAGATGCCGCTCCATGTCGCTGGCCTGCGGCGCGGTGACGCCCGCCGGGTCGATCAGCGCCACCGAGGCGATCCGGTCGGGATAAGTCGCCGCCAGCCACGCCGCGATGTAGCCGCCCATCGAGTTGCCGATCACATGGACTTTCTCCACGCCGCAAACGTCGAGCAACTGGATCATGCGCTTGGCCTGCAACGGAATGTCATAGCCGCCGCCGGCCTTGAAGCCGGTTTCGCCATGACCGGCCAGATCCGGGATGATCACCCGATACTGGCGCACGAAGTGCCGGGAAAAACGCAGCCACAGGTTTTTGTCGGCGCTGTAGCCATGCAGCATCAGAATCGCGCTGGCCGCTTCATACGGCCCGCCCTGCCAGGTCGAGACGGTCATCTCGGTAATCGGCACTTCGATCTTGTGCAATTTGTACAACTTGGCCTCGATGGCCATGTTCAGGTCATACAGCCAATGACCGACCGCCGGATAGCTCAACCAGCTCCAGGCCACGAAAACCGCGAGGGCGACAAACAGCAAAAGCATCGACGTCTTCCTTTTACGTGTTCAGGACAGAATGTGGTCGGCCGGTTTCAGCGCCCGGGTCAAGCGGTGATAGCTGAAACTGAAGCCGGGAAACATCGCGATCACATGACCGCTCTTGCTTTGATACCAACTGTGGCAGCCGCCGGACTTCCAGACCGTGCGCTCCATTTCCCGGTGAATCATCTCAGTGTAGGTACGTTCCGCTTCGGGGCGCACTTCGATGCTGCGCAGACCCTTGGCCTGCACGGTACGAATGCAGTCGAGGATGTAGTTCATCTGCGATTCGATGATGAACAGCGCCGAGGTGTGACCGATGCCGGTGTTGGGGCCGGTGACGATAAACAGGTTGGGAAAGTCCGGCAGGCTGGTGCCCAGATACGCGCGCGGGTATTGCGCCCAGACATCTCTGAGTTGCACGGCGTTTTTTCCACTGACCGGGTAGGAAATCACGCCATCGGTGGCGTCGTAACCGGTCGACCAGACAATCAGATCAACATCGATATGCTGGCCGTCCTGAGTGTTGATTCCGGTTTCGTCGATGGACGCGATGCCTTGCTCGCGGGTGTGCAAGGTGACGTTGGCACGACTCAGCGCCGGGTAATAGGTACTGGACACCAGCACCCGTTTGCAGCCGATGGTGAAGTCCGGGGTGAGTTTCTCCTGCAGCGCCGGGTCCGGCACCTGGCGTTTGAGAAAACGCAGGGCGTGCTGCTGGACCAAGTGAATCGCCGCTTTCGAGTATTTGAACGCGATAACCCGCGTTTCGAACTGCCAGTAAATCAGCCAGCGCAATAGTTTGTACGCGGGTTTGCGGCCGAGCAGCCAGCGTTGCAGCGGTCCGAACTGGCGATCGGCGCGGGGCAGCACCCAGTGTGGCGTGCGCTGGAACACGTGCAGTTGCTCGACCTGCGGCGCAATGGCCGGAATCACTTGCACCGCACTCGCGCCGCTGCCGACGATGGCCACGCGTTTATCGCGATAGTCGTAGCTGTGATCCCAGTTGTTCGTATGAAAAGTCTTGCCTTGAAAGCGATCCTGGCCGGGAAAGTGCGGGATGACCGGTTGGCTCAATGGCCCGGTGGCGTTGATCAGGAACTGCGTATAAAAGGTGCCTTTGCTGGCGGTGTGCACGGCCCAGCGTTTTTGTGTGTCATCCCATTCGACGCGCTCGACGTTGGCTTGCAACTCGACGCGCTCGCGCAAACCGAACTGCTCGATCACGTGCTCGGTGTAGCGCTGCAGTTCGGCCTGCCCGGCGAACATCTGCGACCAGCGGTATGGCGCAAACGACAGCGAATACAGCGGCGACGGCACGTCCACCGCCGCGCCGGGGTAGGTGTTCTGGCACCAGGTGCCGCCAAAGAAGTCCCTTCGCTCCAGCAGGCGAAAATCGTCGATCCCGGCTTTGAGCAGGTTGATCGCGGCACATTGGCCGCCAAAACCGCTGCCGATGATCAACACTTTATAGGTGTGCATGGGCCTCCTTCTTATAGTTGTTTTTCCATTTTGCTCCTTTCATGTATAGCCAAATATTTGCCCTGTGCGCGGCCCTGATGTCGCTCTATTCAGCCCGCTGGCCGGTGATGGCTATTTAACG
Encoded here:
- a CDS encoding alpha/beta fold hydrolase, which translates into the protein MLLLFVALAVFVAWSWLSYPAVGHWLYDLNMAIEAKLYKLHKIEVPITEMTVSTWQGGPYEAASAILMLHGYSADKNLWLRFSRHFVRQYRVIIPDLAGHGETGFKAGGGYDIPLQAKRMIQLLDVCGVEKVHVIGNSMGGYIAAWLAATYPDRIASVALIDPAGVTAPQASDMERHLARGHNPFLINSREEFRRFYAMTMESPPWVPNLVLDAIAQRYEQQRDELEEIFRDFRASPPMEPKLADIKCPALLLWGRKDRLIDVSSVPVWSKGIANLRVDVWDHVGHMPMVEQPGNTARLYREFLGSQR
- a CDS encoding NAD(P)/FAD-dependent oxidoreductase is translated as MHTYKVLIIGSGFGGQCAAINLLKAGIDDFRLLERRDFFGGTWCQNTYPGAAVDVPSPLYSLSFAPYRWSQMFAGQAELQRYTEHVIEQFGLRERVELQANVERVEWDDTQKRWAVHTASKGTFYTQFLINATGPLSQPVIPHFPGQDRFQGKTFHTNNWDHSYDYRDKRVAIVGSGASAVQVIPAIAPQVEQLHVFQRTPHWVLPRADRQFGPLQRWLLGRKPAYKLLRWLIYWQFETRVIAFKYSKAAIHLVQQHALRFLKRQVPDPALQEKLTPDFTIGCKRVLVSSTYYPALSRANVTLHTREQGIASIDETGINTQDGQHIDVDLIVWSTGYDATDGVISYPVSGKNAVQLRDVWAQYPRAYLGTSLPDFPNLFIVTGPNTGIGHTSALFIIESQMNYILDCIRTVQAKGLRSIEVRPEAERTYTEMIHREMERTVWKSGGCHSWYQSKSGHVIAMFPGFSFSYHRLTRALKPADHILS